The following are encoded in a window of Dictyostelium discoideum AX4 chromosome 6 chromosome, whole genome shotgun sequence genomic DNA:
- the rabU gene encoding Rab GTPase, whose protein sequence is MEKKKNLEQDCIFRIVIIGYDYECGIKSLLKKFTLGEFSPFPESQVGVDFDIKTINVDNQDIKLQIWPQNKYFNDTSDKRDFLYKGAHGYLLVYGCHSQKSFDNLLNDWMVQIDKFSNEFSKRNLVLVCNNSETPETYMTKPNYLVDSNITKQWANSKNIPFFEINPKENFNVDEPFIQLARLIKNQNFINSTK, encoded by the coding sequence atggaaaaaaaaaaaaatttagaacaAGATTGTATTTTTAGAATAGTTATTATTGGATATGACTATGAGTGTGGTATAAAATcgttattaaaaaagtttactTTGGGAGAGTTTTCACCATTTCCTGAAAGTCAGGTTGGTGTAGACTTTGatattaaaactataaatgTTGATAATCAAGATATTAAACTTCAAATTTGGCcccaaaataaatattttaatgacACTTCAGATAAAAGAGATTTCCTTTACAAGGGAGCCCATGGATATTTATTAGTGTATGGATGTCATAGCCAAAAAAGTTTTGATAATCTATTAAATGATTGGATGGttcaaattgataaattttcaaatgaattcTCTAAAAGGAATTTAGTTTTGGTTTGTAATAATTCTGAAACTCCTGAAACATACATGACCAAACCAAATTACCTTGTTGATTCCAATATTACCAAACAATGggcaaattcaaaaaatattcctttttttgaaattaaccCAAAAGAGAACTTTAATGTTGATGAACCTTTTATACAACTTGCAAGGCTAattaaaaaccaaaattttattaattctacCAAATAG